TTCTGCTTCAGATTCATTAATGAAAAATTCTCCATAAGGACCAGAAATAACACATTTATCTCCTTTTTTCAAATTGAAAATATAAGAAGAAGCAACCCCTGGATTTACATCCATCCAACCTCCTTTTGCTCTATCAAAAGGTGGAGTTGCAATACGTACATTTAACATAATTTCTCTTCCTTCTGCAGGATAAGAAGCCATAGAATATGCTCTTTCTACAGTTTCGCTATTCTTCATTACTAAAGGTCTCAAATTAAATTTGTTCCATTCAGCTTCAAATTTATCTGGAGTTTCATGTTCTTCTGGGTGAGCAGTAATATCCATATCTTCGAATTTTACTTCACAAGGAGGAATTTCAATTTGAATATAACCACCTGCTTTATAGCCCATATCTTCTGGAATTTCTACTACAAATTCCTTAATAAACGATGCAACATTGTAATTTCTAACAACAACAGCATCCCATTTCTTAATTCCAAAAACTTCTTCTGGAATAGAAATATTCATGTTTTGCTTTACTTTTACTTGACAAGCTAAACGTGCTCCTTCTTTTAATTCTTTTCTAGAAAAGTGAGGAACTTCTGTTGGTAAAGCTTCTCCTCCACCTTCATTAACATGACATTCACATTGTATGCAAGTTCCACCTCCACCACAAGCAGAAGGTAAAAATATTTTATTACTACTAAGTGTTGTTAATAAAGAGTCTCCTGAAGCAACTTCAATTTCTCTTTCGCCATTAATCATGATCTTTACAGGACCAGATG
The DNA window shown above is from Polaribacter sp. Hel_I_88 and carries:
- the nqrF gene encoding NADH:ubiquinone reductase (Na(+)-transporting) subunit F, translated to MILAAGTTGTVIATVAAFLLITLILVSVLLFVKQKLSPSGPVKIMINGEREIEVASGDSLLTTLSSNKIFLPSACGGGGTCIQCECHVNEGGGEALPTEVPHFSRKELKEGARLACQVKVKQNMNISIPEEVFGIKKWDAVVVRNYNVASFIKEFVVEIPEDMGYKAGGYIQIEIPPCEVKFEDMDITAHPEEHETPDKFEAEWNKFNLRPLVMKNSETVERAYSMASYPAEGREIMLNVRIATPPFDRAKGGWMDVNPGVASSYIFNLKKGDKCVISGPYGEFFINESEAEMLYVGGGAGMAPMRSHLYHLFRTLKTGRKVTYWYGGRSKAELFYIDHFRALEKDFPNFNFYIALSDPLESDNWKVKKDINDETGDGFVGFIHNCVIDNYLSKHEAPEDMELYFCGPPLMNKAVQKMGEDFGMPDENIRFDDFGG